Proteins co-encoded in one Aspergillus luchuensis IFO 4308 DNA, chromosome 6, nearly complete sequence genomic window:
- the ERG26 gene encoding C-3 sterol dehydrogenase/C-4 decarboxylase (COG:G;~EggNog:ENOG410PG64;~InterPro:IPR036291,IPR002225;~PFAM:PF04321,PF01073,PF16363,PF07993,PF01370;~TransMembrane:1 (i7-27o);~go_function: GO:0003854 - 3-beta-hydroxy-delta5-steroid dehydrogenase activity [Evidence IEA];~go_function: GO:0016616 - oxidoreductase activity, acting on the CH-OH group of donors, NAD or NADP as acceptor [Evidence IEA];~go_process: GO:0006694 - steroid biosynthetic process [Evidence IEA];~go_process: GO:0055114 - oxidation-reduction process [Evidence IEA]), translating into MSTRRPTMELGTVLVVGGCGFVGWHIVDQLLNFPSETDPSVALPKPQNDPRFVYPKLGDRYPRCIAKVAVVDLRTTHNRLPGAEYYDGDITSEGSMLAVFRAVKPDIVIHTATPNVLEGNKPLLRKVNVDGTKVLVEVAGGARGDWGGKCKAFVYTSSSSVVHDTQSDLINVTEEWPLIRGPLQQEYYSETKADAEEIVLKYNRASPTSMVTCALRPAGIYGEKDTTFTFKVLEHSSKASPTVLRMQLGENNNLFDFTYVGNIAYAHTLAAYRLLATYSRYEAGQGAPLDHERVDGEAFNVTNDSPVYFWDMTRAAWALTGKVVEPHQVWELPEGVLGPIGGIAETVLGLLGKTPRLTRRTVRYSCMTRYYSCDKAKFRLGYRPVVPVYEGLARAVGYVVEQERVAGEKKSL; encoded by the exons ATGTCCACTCGACGTCCTACAATGGAACTGGGCACTGTCCTAGTGGTTGGTGGCTGCGGGTTCGTGGGTTGGCACATTGTTGATCAGTTGCTCAATTTCCCCTCGGAGACAGATCCCAGTGTCGCTCTTCCCAAGCCCCAGAATGACCCCAGATTTGTTTACCCCAAGCTGGGCGATCGATACCCTCGGTGCATCGCGAAAGTAGCTGTTGTCGACCTGCGAACGACCCACAACCGTCTTCCGGGAGCCGAGTATTATGATGGCGACATCACGTCCGAAGGGTCCATGCTGGCCGTTTTCCGCGCGGTCAAGCCCGACATTGTTATTCACACCGCTACGCCCAACGTTCTGGAAGGGAACAAGCCCTTGTTGCGTAAGGTCAATGTTGACGGAACTAAAGTCTTGGTGGAAGTTGCGGGCGGTGCCCGTGGTGACTGGGGCGGAAAGTGCAAGGCGTTTGTATACACCAGCTCGAGCTCTGTCGTGCACGATACCCAGAGTGACCTCATCAACGTCACCGAAGAGTGGCCTCTTATCCGGGGGCCATTGCAACAAGAGTATTATTCAGAAACCAAG GCGGACGCCGAAGAAATCGTCTTGAAGTATAACCGCGCCTCTCCAACCTCGATGGTAACATGTGCCCTTCGTCCGGCTGGTATCTACGGTGAGAAGGATACGACCTTCACCTTTAAGGTCCTGGAGCACTCGTCCAAAGCCTCCCCGACCGTCCTCCGCATGCAGTTAGGCGAGAACAACAACTTGTTTGATTTCACGTACGTTGGAAACATTGCATACGCTCATACGTTGGCTGCATACCGCTTGCTCGCTACCTACTCTCGGTATGAAGCTGGACAGGGTGCTCCCCTGGACCATGAGCGGGTTGACGGCGAAGCGTTCAATGTCACGAACGATTCCCCGGTCTACTTCTGGGACATGACACGTGCTGCCTGGGCATTGACTGGCAAGGTCGTGGAGCCTCATCAGGTGTGGGAGCTCCCTGAGGGCGTTCTGGGCCCTATTGGTGGAATTGCAGAGACGGTGCTGGGCTTGCTCGGCAAGACACCTCGTTTAACTAGAAGAACCGTTCGCTACTCATGTATGACTCGTTACTACTCATGCGACAAGGCCAAGTTCCGACTCGGATATAGACCTGTTGTACCTGTGTACGAGGGTCTCGCTCGTGCAGTCGGGTATGTGGTGGAACAGGAGCGGGTGGCCGGTGAAAAGAAGTCGTTGTAA
- a CDS encoding ubiquitin-conjugating enzyme E2 (COG:O;~EggNog:ENOG410QE88;~InterPro:IPR016135,IPR000608;~PFAM:PF00179) — MSDQAILRITREIKQIQQGADHSLAVHYDDSDIRSVRTLILGPPDTPYQFGFFEFLVKFGKDYPATSPNVCALTTNGGRSRFNPNIYSSGRVCLSILGTWRGESGEQWSSAQCLESLLISIQSLMSSNPYENEPGYESSRSPSDIENMEAYVSKIHHETLRLAVLEPLEASLNITLEGSTDSLADPSSESDDNIIYEDGRPSFDPFADFRKRRFLWYYEPYMQSLVTAEKKHSRKAKFQRMPFEGDNNSMDGHFDYPELKRRMAVVRDAIFRETRGWAVEGQLAKKQELGIAASLQRQYEQIVETLKHQNNITVDLYLDEGNPFMWRLTYFGRPMTQLDGGMFKILIHLSPRFPEEQPRVFLEASSFFHIRVSKEGVLCYVPRRTEEMRYHIEGIVASLEEEHPPYDPRTTVNPEATKLFWGTPEDRRKYNRELRRSVERTAET; from the exons ATGTCTGACCAGGCGATCCTACGTATTACCAGG GAAATCAAGCAGATTCAGCAAGGCGCAGACCACT CTCTCGCTGTACACTATGATGACTCTGATATCCGGAGTGTCCGCACTCTCATTCTCGGCCCTCCAGATACTCCCTATCAGTTCGGCTTCTTTGAG TTTCTTGTCAAGTTCGGGAAAG ACTACCCAGCCACATCTCCGAATGTCTGCGCCTTGACCACTAACGGTGGTCGAAGCCGCTTTAACCCCAACATCTATTCATCTGGCCGGGTCTGCTT ATCGATTTTGGG AACCTGGCGAGGTGAAAGTGGAGAGCAATGGTCGTCTGCGCAGTGCTTAGAGTCTCTTCTTATCTCGATTCAGAGCTTAATGTCGTCTAATCCCTACGAAAACGAACCCGGGTATGAAAGCTCACGGTCACCGAGCGATATAGAGAACATGGAAGCCTACGTATCCAAG ATACACCATGAAACTCTCCGCCTCGCCGTTCTCGAGCCTCTTGAGGCATCGCTCAACATAACACTTGAAGGGAGTACGGACTCGCTAGCCGACCCATCATCTGAAAGCGATGATAATATCATCTATGAGGATGGGAGGCCTTCTTTTGACCCGTTTGCGGATTTTCGCAAAAGACGTTTCTTGTGGTATTACGAGCCCTACATGCAATCTCTTGTTACTGCAGAGAAGAAACACTCCCGCAAAGCCAAATTCCAGAGAATGCCATTTGAGGGCGACAACAATAGTATGGATGGCCATTTCGACTATCCGGAGTTAAAACGGCGGATGGCCGTGGTCAGAGATGCCATTTTTCGAGAAACACGCGGTTGGGCTGTCGAAGGACAGTTGGCCAAAAAGCAAGAATTGGGTATTGCAGCTAGCCTGCAACGACAGTACGAACAAATTGTTGAAACCCTCAAGCATCAGAACAACATTACGGTTGATCTATATCTTGACGAGGGGAACCCATTCATGTGGAGGCTCACATATTTTGGAAGACCAATGACGCAACTGGATGGCGGCATGTTCAAGATCCTGATACATCTGAGTCCGCGATTCCCGGAAGAACAGCCCCGTGTGTTTCTGGAAGCCTCGTCTTTCTTTCATATCCGTGTGTCCAAGGAAGGAGTTTTATGCTACGTTCCAAGGCGAACTGAGGAAATGCGTTATCACATCGAGGGGATAGTGGCATCTctagaagaagaacaccCGCCGTATGACCCACGAACTACTGTTAACCCCGAAGCAACCAAATTATTTTGGGGAACACCGGAAGATCGAAGGAAGTATAACCGAGAATTGCGACGATCAGTAGAAAGGACCGC CGAAACATAA
- a CDS encoding GTPase-activating protein LRG1 (BUSCO:EOG09260CKC;~COG:T;~EggNog:ENOG410PFBF;~InterPro:IPR001781,IPR000198,IPR008936;~PFAM:PF00620,PF00412;~go_process: GO:0007165 - signal transduction [Evidence IEA]), whose translation MPPGDVPLPDSLVPGNGAVRPKLNTSGYGGGSYQSQTPTSPADSNIIFDSPRTRTGGWNGSTNSPVEGPQGSDSRMSRRLESGHPGPRDPSTPRDRNGYWDRSTPRERSRPNGRPPTKSPGSSSRICKKCGEPLTGQFVRALQATYHLECFKCEDCGQIVASKFFPVDAEDGTGQYPLCETDYFRRLDLLCHECGGALRGSYITALERKYHIEHFTCSVCPTVFGAQDSYYEHEGKVYCHFHYSTQFAQRCHGCHTAILKQFVEIFRNGQNQHWHPECYMIHKFWNVRLAPTGQPLEPPEVETDATDEERNRVREEEDIMEEKVYKIWSILSSFEESSAACISDMLLHVSNGTYLDGVLVAKRFIGHVDILFSAIDQLAGHIKEQGMKDLAYGREAKLLCKKIVAFFALLSKTQETGVRKLGVTQELLSLVTGLAHYLKLLIRIGLQGALKLEREQQASQGLHHFLDHLGDLETLRPPEEEETLADLMTGVDTLADQLSDCCTACKEPIDDECVMLGDSRWHIKPPHLTCASCQKELSHTLQDALWNPKEKRSFCTDCVSQNGLMHDVQGGFTHITKLQQFVFLLKVALARLLAVLRAGGSLGSGDASPPQDGNESGRIPPGGEMRRSATRSKSYANATRNAPEGSSLEQTVGEMRRLRSIRNERTLSTTYKKARASRIIDGPEGRSVRPGSSGGEGSDPRGHGFQIVEERDANGETVTELTFGNQDALTLDDIPRIVAAEQAKEQRPNAYKHAGTKLVGTTEPLPKYNYGHQRGVSGAGLDQHIIEQGGRTKKYFSELSALEYFIVRHVAVLSMEPLLSEYFTLEELLSLIESRKPTIWNIFGRAFNKEGKKVGKKKGVFGVNLDFLVEREGTESSHGVGPGQLRIPALVDDAVSAMRQMDMSVEGVFRKNGNIRRLKDISEMIDNKYEQVDMTKENPVQIAALLKKFLREMPDPLLTFKLHRLFVVSQKLPDPEKQKRVLHLTCCLLPKAHRDTMEVLFAFLNWTSSFSHVDEESGSKMDIHNLATVMTPNILYPNAKNSTVDESFLAIEAVNCLITYNDTMCEIPEDLQSVLSDTTFFKENTEVTTKEILRRYGDIARGSFSPKASNGGETVTITNSNRAANIPTSARIETDPSQDTAWQMQSSVRHVQSPGGHQHSTSGTPQAGTELAPTASNDYRERSTSNGSQQNPMQAEGQSQPMPYRARPGAGPMGVAG comes from the exons ATGCCTCCCGGCGACGTTCCTTTGCCGGACAGCCTCGTGCCGGGCAACGGGGCTGTCCGCCCGAAACTCAACACCAGCGgctatggtggtggtagttaTCAGTCGCAAACGCCTACATCTCCCGCAGATAGCAATATCATCTTTGACTCGCCCCGTACAAGGACGGGAGGATGGAATGGCTCCACGAATAGCCCTGTTGAGGGGCCACAGGGCTCTGACAGTCGTATGAGCCGGCGGCTGGAGTCTGGCCACCCAGGCCCCAGAGATCCGTCAACTCCCCGGGATCGCAATGGCTATTGGGACCGATCTACGCCGCGAGAGAGATCCCGTCCGAATGGCCGGCCACCGACGAAGTCCCCAGGAAGCTCGTCTCGGATCTGCAAGAAGTGCGGCGAACCACTGACTGGCCAGTTCGTACGGGCTCTGCAAGCAACCTATCATCTCGAGTGTTTCAAGTGCGAG GACTGCGGCCAAATCGTGGCGTCAAAGTTCTTCCCTGTTGATGCCGAAGATGGCACTGGTCAATACCCCCTATGTGAAACGGACTACTTCCGGCGATTAGATCTTCTATGCCATGAGTGTGGTGGTGCTCTGCGTGGCTCGTATATTACCGCCCTGGAACGCAAGTATCACATTGAGCACTTCACCTGTTCTGTTTGTCCCACAGTTTTTGGTGCACAAGACTCTTACTACGAGCATGAAGGGAAAGTGTACTGTCACTTCCACTACTCCACACAGTTCGCACAACGATGCCATGGTTGTCACACAGCAATTCTAAAACAATTCGTGGAGATCTTCCGCAACGGGCAGAATCAGCATTGGCATCCTGAGTGCTACATGATTCACAAGTTCTGGAATGTCCGTTTGGCCCCGACAGGCCAGCCTCTTGAACCGCCGGAAGTCGAGACGGACGCAACGGATGAGGAGCGCAATAGAGTgcgtgaagaggaggacaTAATGGAAGAAAAGGTGTATAAAATCTGGAGTATCCTGTCCAGTTTCGAGGAATCATCCGCAGCCTGCATTTCAGATATGCTCCTTCACGTTAGCAACGGCACTTACCTGGATGGTGTCCTTGTCGCCAAGAGGTTTATTGGTCATGTTGATATTCTCTTCTCGGCCATTGATCAGCTTGCGGGACATATCAAGGAACAGGGCATGAAAG ATCTGGCTTACGGACGTGAAGCAAAGCTTCTGTGCAAGAAGATAGTTGCATTCTTCGCACTACTTTCGAAAACACAGGAAACTGGCGTCCGCAAACTCGGCGTTACCCAAGAGCTCCTGTCTCTGGTCACCGGCCTTGCGCATTACCTGAAGTTGCTTATTCGCATTGGCTTGCAAGGAGCCCTCAAGCTTGAGAGAGAGCAGCAAGCTTCTCAAGGCCTACACCATTTCCTAGATCATTTGGGAGACTTGGAGACACTCAGGCCgcctgaagaagaggagacgcTTGCTGATCTTATGACCGGTGTCGACACACTCGCTGATCAGCTTTCGGATTGTTGTACGGCCTGCAAAGAGCCCATCGACGACGAATGCGTCATGCTGGGTGATAGCCGGTGGCATATAAAGCCACCTCATCTCACTTGTGCGTCATGTCAGAAGGAGCTGTCTCATACTCTCCAAGATGCGCTGTGGAATCCGAAGGAGAAGCGTTCTTTCTGTACCGATTGCGTTTCTCAGAACGGACTTATGCACGACGTCCAAGGGGGCTTTACTCATATTACGAAGCTCCAGCaattcgtcttcctcctcaaggTTGCTCTTGCGCGACTTCTTGCTGTTCTCAGAGCGGGTGGAAGTCTTGGTTCTG GCGACGCTTCCCCCCCACAAGATGGCAACGAAAGCGGTCGCATCCCTCCTGGCGGCGAAATGCGTCGATCAGCGACCAGATCCAAATCATACGCAAATGCCACTAGAAACGCTCCTGAGGGATCTTCACTTGAACAAACTGTCGGCGAAATGCGTCGTCTACGTTCCATCCGGAATGAGCGTACCCTCTCAACTACTTACAAGAAGGCTAGAGCGTCTCGCATCATCGACGGGCCTGAAGGCCGTAGTGTACGACCTGGTTCATCGGGTGGCGAAGGATCAGACCCAAGGGGTCATGGTTTCCAGATTgtagaagaaagagatgCAAACGGGGAAACGGTCACCGAGCTGACGTTTGGCAACCAGGATGCATTGACGTTGGACGACATACCCAGAATCGTTGCTGCCGAGCAAGCTAAAGAGCAGCGTCCCAACGCCTACAAACACGCCGGCACCAAGCTGGTTGGTACCACTGAACCACTTCCCAAATACAATTATGGCCATCAGCGTGGCGTATCTGGGGCAGGTCTTGACCAGCACATTATCGAACAAGGTGGCAGGACTAAGAAGTATTTCTCCGAGCTTTCTGCTTTGGAATACTTTATTGTCCGGCACGTTGCTGTCTTGTCCATGGAGCCTTTGTTGAGTGAATATTTCACGCTAGAGGAGCTACTCTCCTTGATCGAATCACGAAAGCCTACCATATGGAATATCTTCGGCCGCGCCTTCAATAAAGAAGGCAAGAAGgttgggaagaagaagggcgtgTTCGGGGTAAACCTGGATTTCCTCGTTGAAAGAGAGGGCACTGAATCTAGTCACGGTGTGGGTCCAGGGCAGCTTCGTATTCCCGCCTTGGTCGACGACGCTGTGTCCGCCATGCGCCAAATGGATATGTCCGTGGAAGGTGTCTTCCGAAAGAACGGCAATATCAGGCGCTTGAAGGACATTTCTGAAATGATTGACAACAAATATGAACAGGTGGACATGACGAAGGAGAATCCTGTCCAGATTGCAGCGCTGTTGAAGAAGTTTCTTCGCGAGATGCCTGATCCTCTGCTTACATTCAAGCTCCATCGTCTATTTGTTGTTTCACAAA AACTACCCGACCCTGAGAAGCAAAAACGTGTATTGCATCTTACATGCTGCCTTCTTCCCAAGGCTCATCGGGATACTATGGAAGTactttttgctttccttAACTGGACTTCATCTTTCTCGCACGTCGATGAAGAGTCCGGTAGTAAGATGGACATACACAATCTCGCGACAGTCATGACACCCAATATTCTCTACCCCAATGCGAAAAATAGCACGGTGGATGAGAGTTTCCTGGCAATTGAAGCCGTTAATTGCCTGATTACATACAACGATACCATGTGCGAG ATACCCGAAGATCTACAGTCGGTCCTTAGCGACACAACTTTCTTCAAGGAAAACACCGAAGTCACAACAAAGGAAATACTTCGACGCTACGGCGACATCGCGCGCGGAAGCTTTTCCCCCAAGGCGAGCAATGGTGGCGAAACCGTTACAATTACGAACTCGAACCGCGCTGCCAATATCCCTACTTCTGCCCGTATTGAGACAGATCCCTCCCAGGACACGGCATGGCAGATGCAAAGCTCAGTTCGCCATGTCCAAAGCCCCGGTGGTCATCAGCACTCGACCAGTGGTACTCCACAAGCTGGCACAGAACTGGCCCCTACAGCCTCCAATGACTATCGTGAGAGAAGCaccagcaatggcagccAGCAGAACCCTATGCAAGCCGAAGGACAGTCTCAGCCAATGCCATACAGGGCTCGTCCCGGTGCTGGGCCCATGGGAGTTGCTGGCTAG
- a CDS encoding uncharacterized protein (COG:S;~EggNog:ENOG410PR02;~InterPro:IPR018851;~PFAM:PF10444) produces the protein MNSLSAKRKSPEDASHNDEARTPENSPPRKKLRITRRQKQALIDNLQLELTERARKLRAQYALQANDLRARIERRVNRIPVALRKATMGELLERHMASVRAQQANLSPRKLLSPAKASRSFRTVSVSPNVRKASAASPSARRVKKQSHGEIYSDKENAPAAGEQLDVLKNPKRRGPGAAAGTSRVVSQEMRGADYRILSPKTSNSRTYPHSPLRASPEKPTNSSYLARPMSPLKPISPLKSTSASIPALADNTRIRPVKSTSTSIKDNRPPSQAKRPASRAATATSKTTRSPLPRPATRQLERRGSVSSSASSGTTVAKPTRTGAGARKATTASTSSATTKKTTVARSQATSATAKRNTTSATSKRAPTPAGGEAAPTAARRVLRKRA, from the exons ATGAATTCACTCTCCGCCAAACGCAAGTCTCCCGAAGACGCGTCCCACAATGACGAAGCAAGGACACCTGAGAACAGCCCTCCTCGGAAGAAGCTTCGAATTACCCGCAGACAAAAGCAAGCTTTGATTGACAACTTGCAGCTTGAAC TCACCGAGCGCGCCCGCAAACTTCGCGCACAGTATGCCCTCCAGGCGAACGACCTTCGAGCACGGATTGAACGACGCGTGAATCGGATTCCCGTTGCTCTTCGTAAGGCGACAATGGGTGAGCTGCTGGAGAGACACATGGCCTCTGTCCGGGCCCAACAAGCGAATCTCTCTCCTCGGAAACTCCTCAGCCCAGCCAAGGCGTCAAGGAGTTTTAGAACCGTATCTGTTAGCCCCAATGTGCGCAAGGCCTCTGCTGCGAGCCCCAGTGCCCGCAGAGTCAAGAAGCAAAG CCACGGAGAAATCTATTCCGACAAGGAAAACGCCCCTGCAGCTGGCGAACAGCTCGATGTCCTCAAGAATCCCAAGAGACGTGGACCTGGTGCCGCTGCTGGTACTTCGCGTGTTGTGTcccaggagatgaggggTGCAGACTACAGAATTCTCTCACCCAAGACGTCCAACTCCAGAACATATCCACACTCGCCGCTACGCGCCTCACCCGAGAAGCCCACGAACTCTTCCTACCTTGCAAGACCCATGTCACCTTTGAAACCCATCAGTCCACTCAAATCTACATCCGCTAGCATTCCTGCACTGGCAGACAACACTCGCATCCGGCCAGTCAAGAGTACATCCACCTCAATCAAGGACAACAGGCCCCCATCACAGGCCAAGAGACCCGCCAGCCGAGCCGCCACAGCTACTAGCAAGACTACGCGCTCACCACTGCCAAGGCCAGCAACTCGCCAGCTCGAACGCAGAGGCAGTGTGTCATCGTCCGCATCCTCCGGAACAACCGTTGCCAAGCCAACAAGGACAGGTGCCGGTGCCCGGAAAGCAACGACGGCATCGACTTCAAGCGCCACcacgaagaagacaacagTCGCCCGGAGCCAAGCAACCTCCGCGACCGCGAAGAGAAACACAACTTCCGCTACCAGCAAAAGAGCTCCCACTCCTGCCGGTGGTGAAGCAGCTCCAACTGCAGCTCGTAGAGTCCTTCGGAAACGCGCGTAA
- a CDS encoding proteasome regulatory particle base subunit RPN10 (COG:O;~EggNog:ENOG410PFS5;~InterPro:IPR002035,IPR027040,IPR036465,IPR003903;~PFAM:PF13519;~go_component: GO:0008540 - proteasome regulatory particle, base subcomplex [Evidence IEA];~go_process: GO:0006511 - ubiquitin-dependent protein catabolic process [Evidence IEA]) yields the protein MRVHPQSAVGLMSMGGKGPEVLSTFTTDFGGILAGLHRTKIHGTAHLSSSIQVAGLALKHRSEKSQRQRIIVFSCSPIEEDEKTLVKLAKKMKKNNVSIDVIAFGDLESDQTKKLEAFVENVKGGDGSNLAIIPPGPNLLSEELQVTPILGGDSSGADGAGPEGGDGAFGFEDAAENDPELAFALRLSLEEEKNRQEKEKRDREEQERKANLDNIPEEGSSGSKDKKEDGDKMDTA from the exons ATGCGCGTGCACCCTCAGTCTGCTGTCGGCCTTATGAGCATGGGTGGAAAGGGTCCCGAGGTCCTTTCGACATTTACCACCGACTTTGGTGGTATCTTGGCTGGTCTGCATCGCACGAAGATCCATGGCACTGCCCACCTTAGCTCCAGCATACAAGTGGCCGGT CTTGCCCTCAAACACCGCTCCGAGAAGTCCCAGAGACAGCGCATCATCGTGTTCTCCTGCTCTCCcatcgaagaagacgagaagaCATTAGTGAAGCTagccaagaagatgaagaagaacaacgTGTCCATCGACGTGATCGCCTTCGGAGATCTGGAGTCCGATCAGACCAAGAAACTGGAGGCATTTGTCGAGAACGTCAAGGGTGGCGACGGCTCTAACCTCGCCATCATTCCCCCGGGCCCCAACTTGCTGAGTGAGGAGCTTCAGGTCACTCCCATCCTGGGCGGAGACAGTTCCGGTGCCGATGGTGCAGGTCCTGAAGGCGGTGATGGTGCCTTTGGATTCGAGGATGCGGCTGAGAACGACCCCGAACTGGCATTCGCCCTCCGTCTATctctggaagaggagaagaaccggcaagaaaaggagaagcgGGACCGGGAGGAGCAAGAGCGCAAAGCCAACTTGGACAACATTCCCGAGGAGGGCTCCAGCGGGAgcaaagacaagaaagaggatggTGACAAGATGGACACTGCTTAA
- a CDS encoding trafficking protein particle complex subunit 4 (BUSCO:EOG09265822;~COG:U;~EggNog:ENOG410PRFI;~InterPro:IPR007233,IPR011012;~TransMembrane:1 (o12-31i);~go_component: GO:0030008 - TRAPP complex [Evidence IEA];~go_process: GO:0016192 - vesicle-mediated transport [Evidence IEA]), with protein MPPSKTRQQSPSSAMAVFSLIIINKAGGLVYQREFQPGLRKLSTNDYLVLAGTFHGVHAITRSITPKLPLAPAAALATTPTTATTPSPNNVVSPSATSSTPTSSTASYSYPNPGVPATGLECLETDKFRLTCFQTLTGTKFLLFTDPLMANIEVVMKKIYELYADFVMKNPFYQLEMPVRCEAFDRNLQGWLRGRT; from the exons ATGCCGCCATCTAAAACTCGACAGCAAT ccccctcctccgcaat GGCTGTATTCTCCCTCATAATAATCAACAAAGCCGGCGGGCTAGTCTACCAGCGCGAATTCCAGCCAGGATTGCGCAAGCTCTCGACAAACGACTACCTCGTCCTGGCGGGCACGTTTCACGG TGTCCACGCCATCACCCGCTCCATCACCCCCAAGCTCCCCCTCGCCCCCGCCGCAGCACTCgcaacaacacccaccaccgcgaccacaccctcccccaacaATGTCGTTTCTCCCTCCgccacatcatcaacccctACCTCTTCTACAGCTTCATACTCGTATCCGAACCCCGGAGTACCCGCGACGGGTCTCGAGTGTCTAGAAACGGACAAGTTCCGATTAACGTGTTTCCAGACGTTGACCGGCACCAAGTTCCTCCTGTTTACGGATCCGCTGATGGCAAATATCGAGGTGGTtatgaagaagatatatGAGTTGTATGCGGACTTTGTTATGAAGAATCCGTTTTATCAGTTGGAAATGCCCGTGAGGTGTGAGGCGTTTGATCGGAATTTGCAGGGTTGGTTGAGGGGGAGGACTTga
- a CDS encoding putative O-methyltransferase (COG:Q;~EggNog:ENOG410Q1GX;~InterPro:IPR002935,IPR029063;~PFAM:PF13578,PF01596;~go_function: GO:0008171 - O-methyltransferase activity [Evidence IEA]), whose amino-acid sequence MASQDTILQTNAQLARDYILSQPSDALNNNPWAVYQALDLFSRTARLMNFKQAKLNVAKEALMSMESPPKVVIEFGTYIGCSAVAWAAILRDLHGPFAEGLHVYTFEVSEEVASVARDIIRVAGVEDIVHVMVGPASESLAKLVEEGKIVKGGVDVAFFDHWEKFYLSDLKLCEDLGLFRVGSSVIADNTDIPGAPDYLEYLRAGGRGGEGSVKYVTKSVQSEHIVERRPNMVEVSTVVAAP is encoded by the exons ATGGCCTCCCAAGACACA atcctccaaaCCAACGCCCAATTGGCCCGGGACTACATCCTCTCCCAGCCCAGCGATGCCCTAAACAACAACCCCTGGGCCGTATACCAAGCCCTCGACCTCTTCAGCCGCACCGCACGCCTCATGAACTTCAAACAAGCCAAGCTCAACGTCGCTAAAGAAGCCCTTATGTCCATGGAATCCCCACCCAAAGTTGTGATCGAATTTGGCACCTACATCGGGTGCTCCGCCGTCGCATGGGCTGCCATTCTCCGCGACTTGCACGGTCCCTTCGCCGAGGGGCTGCACGTCTACACTTTCGAGGTCAGCGAGGAGGTGGCGAGCGTAGCGAGGGACATAATCCGCGTGGCAGGCGTCGAGGACATTGTGCATGTGATGGTGGGTCCTGCGTCGGAGTCATTGGCGAAGCtggttgaggagggcaagATTGTGAAGGGAGGAGTCGATGTGGCTTTCTTTGACCACTGGGAGAAGTTCTACCTGAGCGATTTGAAGCTGTGTGAGGATTTGGGCCTCTTCAGAGTCGGATCGAGTGTTATTGCTGATAACACGGATATTCCGGGAGCGCCGGATTATTTGGAGTATTTGAGGGCTGGGGGacgaggtggggagggatcCGTGAAGTATGTGACGAAGTCGGTGCAGTCGGAGCATATTGTTGAGAGGAGACCG AATATGGTGGAGGTCTCTACTGTTGTGGCGGCTCCTTGA